In one window of Rhizobium sp. ACO-34A DNA:
- a CDS encoding sugar ABC transporter permease: MKGWRPPAPVLLLLPAFIVLAAVVIIPLLLSLYSSFTAFRLTQPASLYTLVGFRNYERILTDLEFWSAFGRTVLLLTVALNLEMLIGLGLAMLVEKATRGQRILRTIMMFPMMFSPILVGFQFKFMFNDNIGLINNALQSLGLTDQAIPWLIDGQLAFWAILTAEIWSSTSVFAILILAGLLAMPKEPIEAARVDGCTPFQTFRYVTWPFIMPFAYIAMTIRSLDVARAYDIVKIMTDGGPAKRTELLWTLVARTAYSDARMGLANAMAYFAILLSILFTVYFYRKLAAARTQIAAEW, translated from the coding sequence ATGAAAGGCTGGAGACCACCGGCACCCGTCCTGCTTCTGCTGCCCGCATTCATCGTCCTGGCAGCCGTCGTCATCATCCCTCTTCTACTTTCGCTGTATTCCAGCTTCACGGCATTCCGGCTCACCCAGCCGGCATCGCTTTACACGCTGGTCGGCTTCCGCAACTACGAGCGCATCCTCACCGATCTGGAGTTCTGGAGCGCCTTCGGGCGTACCGTCCTGCTGCTCACGGTGGCGCTCAACCTCGAAATGCTGATCGGCCTCGGCCTTGCGATGCTGGTCGAAAAGGCGACGCGGGGTCAGCGTATCCTGAGAACCATCATGATGTTTCCGATGATGTTCTCGCCGATCCTCGTCGGCTTCCAGTTCAAGTTCATGTTCAATGACAATATCGGCCTGATCAACAATGCGCTGCAGTCGCTCGGCCTCACCGATCAGGCGATCCCGTGGCTGATCGACGGACAGCTTGCCTTCTGGGCGATCCTGACCGCGGAAATCTGGTCGTCCACCTCGGTCTTCGCGATCCTCATCCTCGCCGGCCTGCTCGCCATGCCGAAAGAGCCGATCGAGGCCGCCCGCGTCGATGGCTGCACGCCCTTCCAGACCTTCCGTTACGTCACCTGGCCCTTCATCATGCCCTTTGCCTATATCGCCATGACGATCCGTTCGCTGGACGTCGCCCGCGCCTACGACATCGTCAAGATCATGACCGATGGCGGCCCGGCCAAGCGCACGGAGCTGCTCTGGACGCTCGTTGCCCGCACCGCCTATTCCGACGCCCGAATGGGGCTCGCCAACGCCATGGCATATTTCGCCATCCTGCTGTCGATCCTCTTCACCGTCTATTTCTACCGGAAGCTGGCGGCAGCCCGCACCCAGATCGCTGCGGAGTGGTGA
- a CDS encoding hydrolase has translation MTETADIIIKNAKVLTMDSDSPKAEAVALSGNKVLAVGSASEIEALATASTKIVDAGGATVMPGFNEAHMHIFPGSVSLRQLNLHGVEGFEALKAAMLEYAAANPDEPLLMGFSADYSIIGLNQPVTRQHLDAIIPDRPFMMFAPDHHTAWANTPALEKAGLLQGKDVGVGNEVVMGEDGLASGELREGNAFGPVVALATTGGREELGMVTGMDPENVTPEQYALDRSILKNGLEYCASWGVTSIQNFDGNHYQLRIMRDLELAGELPCRIRVPFHMKNFMDLSELDKAAEWKKEYATDMVRGDFVKVFMDGVLDSQTAYMLDGYGDRPGYTYEPLFTPEAFDAIATKADGLGLQIAVHAIGNAAIRQTLDGFEAAVKANGRQDLRHRIEHIEVIHPDDIPRFKELGIVASMQPVHYPGGTCFPAEPTTAKIGEDRWAYAYAWRTMKDAGAPVVFASDWPVSPVSPFQCIQDALTRKPWKEGLPDQRFTLEESLEAYTSIGAWVEFAEGHKGKLKPGFLADVVILSHDIESVPADEIMATVRAVTTICDGRITYQAA, from the coding sequence ATGACCGAGACCGCAGACATCATCATCAAGAACGCCAAGGTCCTGACCATGGACAGCGACAGCCCGAAGGCCGAAGCCGTCGCGCTTTCCGGCAACAAGGTTCTCGCCGTCGGTTCCGCTTCGGAAATCGAAGCACTTGCCACCGCATCGACGAAAATCGTCGATGCCGGCGGAGCAACGGTGATGCCGGGCTTCAACGAAGCGCACATGCACATCTTCCCCGGCTCCGTTTCGCTGCGCCAACTCAACCTGCATGGCGTCGAAGGCTTCGAGGCGCTGAAGGCCGCCATGCTGGAATACGCCGCCGCCAATCCCGATGAGCCCCTGCTGATGGGCTTTTCCGCCGATTATTCGATCATCGGCCTCAACCAGCCGGTCACCCGCCAGCATCTCGACGCCATCATCCCCGACCGTCCGTTCATGATGTTCGCGCCCGACCACCACACAGCCTGGGCCAACACCCCGGCGCTGGAGAAGGCCGGCCTGCTGCAGGGCAAGGATGTCGGCGTCGGCAACGAAGTGGTGATGGGCGAGGACGGTCTGGCGAGCGGTGAGTTGCGCGAGGGCAATGCCTTTGGTCCCGTCGTTGCCCTGGCAACCACCGGCGGCCGCGAGGAACTCGGCATGGTCACCGGCATGGACCCGGAAAACGTCACGCCCGAACAATATGCCCTCGATCGCTCCATCCTGAAGAACGGCCTCGAATACTGCGCCTCCTGGGGCGTCACCTCCATCCAGAACTTCGACGGCAACCACTACCAGCTTCGCATCATGCGCGATCTGGAACTGGCCGGCGAACTGCCCTGCCGTATCCGTGTGCCCTTCCACATGAAGAACTTCATGGACCTGTCCGAACTCGACAAGGCCGCCGAGTGGAAGAAGGAATATGCCACCGACATGGTGCGCGGCGACTTCGTCAAGGTCTTCATGGATGGCGTTCTCGACAGCCAGACGGCCTATATGCTCGACGGCTATGGCGATCGCCCGGGTTATACCTACGAGCCGCTGTTCACGCCTGAGGCCTTCGACGCCATCGCCACCAAGGCTGACGGCCTTGGCCTGCAGATCGCCGTCCACGCCATCGGCAACGCCGCGATCCGCCAGACGCTTGACGGCTTCGAGGCAGCCGTCAAGGCGAACGGCAGGCAGGACCTCCGCCATCGCATCGAGCATATCGAGGTGATCCACCCCGACGATATTCCGCGTTTCAAGGAACTCGGCATCGTCGCTTCCATGCAGCCGGTGCATTATCCGGGCGGCACATGCTTCCCGGCAGAACCCACCACGGCAAAGATCGGCGAGGATCGCTGGGCCTATGCCTATGCATGGCGGACGATGAAGGATGCCGGCGCTCCTGTCGTCTTCGCATCCGACTGGCCGGTCTCGCCTGTCTCGCCCTTCCAGTGCATTCAGGATGCGCTCACCCGCAAGCCGTGGAAGGAGGGCCTTCCCGATCAACGCTTCACGCTCGAGGAATCGCTCGAGGCCTACACCTCCATCGGCGCATGGGTGGAATTCGCGGAAGGTCACAAGGGCAAGCTGAAGCCCGGCTTCCTCGCTGACGTGGTCATTCTTTCCCACGATATCGAAAGCGTCCCGGCCGACGAAATCATGGCAACCGTTCGCGCGGTGACCACGATCTGCGACGGACGCATTACCTATCAGGCAGCCTGA
- a CDS encoding sugar ABC transporter substrate-binding protein, whose protein sequence is MSKLLTGVAAGAILCAWAGAVFAADLPGKFDGVTIDAKLIGGQQYEALYARIAEWEKATGAKVNVISKKNHFELDKEIKSDIATGNISWCVGSNHSSFAPQYPDIYTDLSALLPKEEIDAFVPANIKASTLDGKLVMLPRAQFDVSALYYQKSLYQDEAKQKAFKEKYGYDLAPPDTWQQVTDQAIFFSSPPDFYGTQFAGKEEAINGRFFEMLVAEGGEYLDKDGKPAFNSEAGVRALDWFVNLYKAKAVPAGTTNYLWDDLGQGFASGTIALNLDWPGWATFFNDPKSSKVAGNVGVKVQPAGSSGKRTGWSGHHGFSVTESCASKDAAASLVWFLTNEDSQKLEAAAGPLPTRTAVWDWDIKQAENDPYKKEVLTAFQEAARHAFAVPQTPSWIEISNAVYPELQAAILGDKSSKDALDAAAKKATEILEDAGAL, encoded by the coding sequence ATGTCAAAACTTTTGACCGGCGTTGCAGCCGGCGCAATTTTATGCGCGTGGGCGGGCGCAGTCTTCGCGGCCGACCTGCCCGGCAAGTTCGACGGCGTCACCATCGATGCCAAGCTGATCGGCGGTCAGCAGTACGAAGCCCTTTATGCCCGCATTGCCGAATGGGAGAAGGCAACGGGCGCCAAGGTCAACGTCATTTCCAAGAAAAACCATTTCGAGCTCGACAAGGAGATCAAGTCGGACATCGCCACCGGAAACATTTCCTGGTGCGTGGGTTCGAACCACTCCTCCTTCGCTCCCCAGTATCCCGATATCTATACCGACCTCTCCGCGCTCCTGCCCAAGGAAGAGATCGACGCCTTCGTTCCGGCGAATATCAAGGCCTCGACGCTCGATGGCAAGCTGGTTATGCTGCCGCGCGCCCAGTTCGACGTTTCGGCGCTCTACTACCAGAAGAGCCTCTATCAGGACGAAGCCAAGCAGAAAGCCTTCAAGGAAAAATACGGCTACGACCTCGCGCCGCCGGATACCTGGCAGCAGGTCACCGATCAGGCGATCTTCTTCTCCAGCCCGCCGGATTTCTACGGCACGCAGTTTGCCGGCAAGGAAGAAGCCATCAACGGCCGCTTCTTCGAAATGCTGGTGGCTGAAGGCGGCGAATACCTCGACAAGGACGGCAAGCCCGCCTTCAACTCGGAGGCCGGCGTTCGCGCGCTCGACTGGTTCGTCAATCTCTACAAGGCCAAGGCCGTTCCGGCCGGCACCACCAACTATCTGTGGGATGACCTCGGTCAGGGCTTCGCCTCCGGCACCATCGCGCTCAATCTCGACTGGCCTGGCTGGGCGACCTTCTTCAACGATCCGAAGTCTTCCAAGGTTGCCGGCAATGTCGGCGTGAAGGTCCAGCCTGCCGGCTCGTCCGGCAAGCGCACCGGCTGGTCCGGCCATCACGGCTTCTCGGTCACCGAGAGCTGCGCCAGCAAGGACGCCGCCGCATCGCTCGTCTGGTTCCTCACCAACGAGGACAGCCAGAAGCTCGAGGCTGCCGCTGGCCCGCTGCCGACACGCACCGCCGTCTGGGATTGGGACATCAAGCAGGCAGAGAACGATCCTTACAAGAAGGAAGTTCTGACCGCTTTCCAGGAAGCGGCCAGGCATGCCTTCGCCGTTCCGCAGACCCCGTCGTGGATCGAGATCTCCAACGCCGTCTATCCGGAACTGCAGGCCGCCATCCTCGGCGACAAGTCCTCCAAGGACGCCCTCGATGCAGCCGCGAAGAAGGCAACCGAGATCCTCGAAGACGCCGGCGCGCTGTAA
- a CDS encoding hydrolase, whose translation MTATADLIVHNARILTMDDESPRAEAIAIAGNRILAVGGNAEILPLAKAGARIIDAGGATVLPGFNEAHMHIFGGSVGLNELSLFKVQGFDALKSAIQTYAAANPDLPLLVAQYADYTVISEEERATRHHLDRIIPDRPFLMFSPDHHTAWANTIALEKAGILQGRDVGVGNEIVMGDDGLATGELRESNAIRPVSSMSTSGGREGLGVGTGGDPEHVTAEERAGDIAVIKRGLAYCASLGITSFQNMDGSLYQLEMLQEIEDTDGLPVRVRMPFHMKNFMPLSAIEEKAAAWRARFDTDKLRSNFVKMFMDGVTEGETAVFVDDYSHKPGWKGDPLFSAEHFNFIAVEADRLGLPVTVHAIGDGAVRMVLDGYEAAIEANGKRDSRNRIEHIEVVHPDDVPRFAKLGTVASMQPTHPPGSAGLPLEPYLTYIGRERWPFAFAWKTLVDAGAKIVFATDWPVSPLAPLSCIGDAMTRKPWADDMPDHRLSLMETLAAYTRTSAWVEFMEDRKGKLKEGFLADIVVLSGDIEACPAGEIAALKPVATICDGRITYEAS comes from the coding sequence ATGACCGCGACCGCCGACCTCATCGTTCACAACGCCCGCATCCTCACCATGGATGATGAAAGCCCGCGTGCCGAAGCCATTGCCATTGCGGGAAACAGGATCCTGGCCGTCGGCGGCAATGCTGAAATCCTGCCGCTCGCAAAGGCCGGCGCGCGGATCATCGACGCTGGCGGCGCAACCGTCCTTCCCGGCTTCAACGAAGCCCATATGCACATCTTCGGCGGCTCGGTCGGCCTGAACGAACTTTCCTTGTTCAAGGTGCAGGGTTTCGACGCGCTGAAGAGCGCCATCCAGACCTATGCTGCCGCCAATCCCGATCTTCCGCTGCTGGTCGCGCAATATGCCGACTACACCGTGATTTCCGAGGAAGAGCGCGCCACCCGTCACCATCTCGACCGCATCATCCCGGACCGTCCCTTCCTGATGTTCTCCCCGGATCATCACACGGCCTGGGCAAACACGATCGCGCTGGAAAAGGCCGGCATCCTGCAGGGCCGCGATGTCGGCGTCGGCAACGAAATCGTCATGGGCGATGACGGTCTCGCGACCGGCGAACTGCGCGAAAGCAATGCGATCCGTCCCGTCTCCTCCATGAGCACATCGGGCGGCCGCGAGGGATTGGGTGTCGGCACCGGTGGCGACCCGGAACATGTGACAGCGGAAGAGCGCGCCGGCGACATCGCGGTTATCAAACGCGGCCTCGCCTATTGCGCCTCGCTCGGCATCACCTCGTTCCAGAACATGGACGGCAGCCTCTACCAGCTCGAAATGCTGCAGGAGATCGAGGACACCGACGGGTTACCGGTCCGCGTCCGCATGCCCTTCCACATGAAGAACTTCATGCCGCTCTCCGCTATCGAGGAAAAAGCGGCCGCATGGCGGGCGCGCTTCGACACCGACAAGCTCCGCAGCAACTTCGTCAAGATGTTCATGGATGGCGTTACCGAAGGCGAAACCGCCGTCTTCGTCGATGATTACAGCCACAAGCCCGGCTGGAAGGGCGATCCGCTGTTTTCCGCCGAGCACTTCAATTTCATCGCGGTCGAAGCCGACAGGCTTGGTCTGCCGGTCACCGTGCACGCCATCGGCGACGGCGCGGTCCGCATGGTGCTGGACGGTTACGAAGCAGCCATCGAAGCGAACGGCAAGCGCGACAGCCGCAATCGCATCGAACACATCGAGGTCGTGCATCCCGACGATGTCCCGCGCTTTGCAAAACTCGGCACCGTCGCCTCGATGCAGCCGACCCATCCGCCGGGTTCGGCCGGCCTGCCGCTCGAACCCTACCTCACCTATATTGGCCGCGAACGCTGGCCCTTCGCCTTCGCCTGGAAGACGCTGGTCGATGCCGGCGCGAAAATCGTATTCGCCACCGACTGGCCCGTCTCGCCGCTCGCACCGCTGAGCTGCATCGGCGACGCCATGACCCGCAAGCCCTGGGCGGACGACATGCCCGACCATCGTCTTTCCCTGATGGAGACCCTTGCCGCCTACACCCGCACAAGCGCATGGGTAGAATTCATGGAAGATCGAAAGGGTAAGTTGAAAGAAGGCTTCCTCGCCGATATCGTCGTTCTTTCCGGCGATATCGAGGCCTGCCCGGCCGGGGAAATCGCCGCTCTCAAACCCGTCGCAACGATCTGCGATGGCCGCATCACTTACGAGGCATCCTGA
- a CDS encoding TetR family transcriptional regulator encodes MNEDSRQSTGAPAARSPGATKKGIETRARIIRGAIEAVESEGMESLTTRKIAARAGVQLATLHYYFDSKESLMLAVLEDLVTDMSTRYTSSVNSADMDDRIAQLIRLIWRYIGENPNREISQIELTIYALRTKGSEWLAAKQYNTYIDFYSQFVFRDSDIPEPERTRIANAVTRFMLIGIDGLILQNFALGDTAVASESVEALIFTTQAYLKKLIVQSTA; translated from the coding sequence ATGAACGAAGACAGCAGACAATCGACTGGTGCTCCCGCGGCAAGGAGCCCCGGCGCGACGAAAAAGGGGATAGAAACCCGGGCGCGCATCATCAGGGGCGCGATCGAGGCGGTGGAAAGCGAAGGCATGGAATCGCTGACCACGCGCAAGATCGCCGCGCGCGCCGGTGTGCAGCTCGCCACGCTGCACTACTATTTCGACAGCAAGGAAAGCCTGATGCTGGCGGTCCTTGAAGACCTCGTCACAGACATGAGCACACGCTACACCAGTTCGGTGAACAGCGCCGACATGGACGACCGCATCGCCCAGCTCATCCGGCTGATCTGGCGCTATATCGGCGAGAACCCCAACCGCGAAATTTCCCAGATCGAACTGACGATCTATGCCCTGCGCACCAAGGGCTCGGAATGGCTGGCTGCCAAGCAGTACAACACCTACATCGATTTCTACAGCCAGTTCGTGTTCCGCGACAGCGACATCCCGGAGCCCGAACGGACCCGGATCGCCAACGCCGTCACCCGCTTCATGCTGATCGGCATCGACGGACTTATCCTGCAGAACTTCGCGCTCGGTGACACCGCCGTTGCCTCGGAAAGCGTCGAAGCGCTGATCTTCACCACCCAGGCCTATCTGAAAAAGCTGATCGTCCAGTCAACGGCCTGA
- a CDS encoding CoA transferase yields MQDEAGPLLAGLTVIDMSQFLSGPYCSLRLLDLGARVIKIERPDGGDLSRRLYLSDTEVGGDSTLFHAINRGKESLGIDLKNPEDLAFLRKLLGSADVMIQNFRPGVIERLGLDYEAVKAINPKIVYASISGYGEEGPWVMRPGQDLLAQARSGVMWLNGDENQGPVPLGLSIADMLAGANTCQAILAALVRRGVSGKGAHVQTSLLESLVDLQFELLTTHLNDGRRLPKRASFRNANAYLSAPYGVYPAKDGYLAIAMTPIGRLQDLLGIEALAPFRDDPKSWFTRRDEIKKIIADRIATETVEHWLAILEPADIWCSKVMEWPELLESEGFRLLDMLQTVTREDDVAIGTTRCPVRVDGKRPYGGRAAPLVGEHTAKIRAEFA; encoded by the coding sequence ATGCAGGATGAAGCGGGCCCGCTGCTTGCGGGGCTGACCGTGATCGATATGAGCCAGTTCCTGTCCGGGCCTTACTGCTCGCTCCGCCTGCTCGACCTCGGCGCACGCGTCATCAAGATCGAACGGCCTGACGGCGGCGACCTTTCCCGCCGCCTTTACCTCTCGGATACCGAGGTCGGCGGCGACTCCACGCTGTTCCACGCCATCAACCGCGGCAAGGAAAGCCTCGGCATCGACCTGAAGAACCCTGAAGATCTCGCCTTCCTGCGCAAGCTGCTGGGCAGCGCGGACGTGATGATCCAGAACTTCCGTCCCGGCGTGATCGAGCGCCTCGGCCTCGATTACGAGGCGGTGAAGGCCATCAATCCGAAGATCGTCTACGCCTCGATCAGCGGCTATGGCGAAGAGGGACCGTGGGTCATGCGCCCCGGTCAGGACCTGCTCGCGCAGGCCCGCTCCGGCGTGATGTGGCTGAACGGTGACGAAAATCAGGGGCCCGTGCCCCTCGGCCTGTCCATCGCCGACATGCTGGCCGGCGCCAACACCTGTCAGGCCATCCTCGCCGCCCTCGTGCGCCGAGGCGTCTCGGGCAAGGGCGCGCATGTCCAGACCAGCCTGCTGGAAAGCCTTGTCGATCTCCAGTTCGAGCTTTTGACTACCCACCTGAACGACGGCCGTCGCCTTCCGAAGCGCGCCTCCTTCCGCAACGCCAATGCCTATCTCTCCGCGCCCTACGGCGTATACCCGGCCAAGGACGGCTATCTCGCCATCGCCATGACCCCAATCGGCCGCCTGCAGGATCTGCTTGGCATCGAGGCTCTGGCGCCCTTCCGCGACGATCCGAAATCGTGGTTCACCCGCCGCGACGAAATCAAGAAGATCATCGCCGACCGCATCGCGACCGAGACTGTCGAGCACTGGCTCGCCATTCTGGAGCCTGCCGACATCTGGTGCTCGAAGGTGATGGAATGGCCGGAACTGCTGGAGAGCGAAGGCTTCCGCCTGCTCGACATGCTGCAGACCGTCACCCGCGAAGATGATGTCGCGATCGGCACCACCCGCTGCCCCGTTCGTGTCGATGGCAAGCGGCCCTATGGCGGCCGCGCCGCGCCGCTCGTTGGAGAACACACGGCAAAGATCAGGGCGGAGTTCGCGTAA
- a CDS encoding amidohydrolase produces MIVDTHLHLIYRGQLSYPWLSGVPPLDADFTYDTYLQEARRLGISATLHMEVDVAEADIEAETAMIERLAVLGAATEGSQLVGAIAACRPESADFPVYLERVLGNRFVRGFRRVLHVMPDDFSEGALFRENIRRLAGTGLVFDICVLPHQLKKAAALADSAPDVSFVLDHCGIPDIKSGGFDVWKGPMAEIARRPNVTVKLSGLPAYGAENWTLEDLKPYFAHVAENFGFDRMVWGSDWPVCTLGGGLSTWVGATHALLSGVSLDDKTRVLSGNALKLWSI; encoded by the coding sequence ATGATCGTCGATACCCATCTGCACCTGATCTACAGGGGACAGCTTTCCTATCCGTGGCTTTCCGGTGTTCCGCCGCTCGATGCCGATTTCACCTACGATACCTACCTGCAGGAGGCGCGTCGCCTCGGGATTTCCGCGACCCTGCATATGGAAGTCGATGTGGCGGAGGCCGATATCGAGGCGGAAACGGCGATGATCGAGCGTCTTGCCGTCCTTGGGGCCGCGACCGAGGGAAGCCAGCTTGTCGGAGCGATTGCCGCCTGCCGGCCCGAATCAGCGGATTTCCCTGTTTATCTCGAGCGGGTGCTCGGCAACCGTTTCGTGCGAGGCTTCCGTCGCGTGCTGCATGTGATGCCGGACGATTTCTCCGAGGGGGCACTGTTTCGCGAAAATATCCGGCGTCTCGCCGGCACTGGGCTGGTCTTCGATATCTGCGTTCTGCCGCATCAGTTGAAAAAGGCTGCGGCGCTTGCCGATAGCGCTCCTGACGTTTCCTTCGTGCTCGACCATTGCGGCATACCGGATATCAAGAGCGGCGGCTTCGATGTGTGGAAGGGGCCGATGGCGGAAATCGCCCGGCGGCCGAATGTGACCGTCAAGCTTTCCGGTCTGCCGGCCTATGGAGCCGAGAACTGGACGCTGGAAGACCTGAAACCTTACTTCGCCCATGTGGCCGAAAACTTCGGCTTCGACCGCATGGTCTGGGGCAGCGACTGGCCTGTCTGCACGCTGGGCGGCGGGCTTTCGACCTGGGTGGGTGCGACCCATGCGCTGCTTTCCGGTGTCAGCCTCGATGATAAGACGCGGGTTCTCTCGGGGAATGCCCTGAAACTGTGGAGCATCTGA
- a CDS encoding IclR family transcriptional regulator, whose product MTEDDNDRYRAPALDKGLDILELLAAVDGGLTQAEIAKRLDRSPNEFYRMLDRLVKRGYVTRIDGDRFALTLKLFGLAQLHAPVRRLVSFAVPLMRELAEASRQANQLVVFDRGYPVVIAQQEAPGYWGISIRVGSRISLFDTGSGHVLLAFHTKEEREMMIAENLGSSGDHNKVTPEFLSRLDQIRARGYEMMPSAQTAGVINLSAPVLGADGKVIASLTVPYITLINTPGAPDITNTIQLLLETTRKLSEMTGSDFKAEG is encoded by the coding sequence GTGACAGAAGACGACAACGACCGCTATCGCGCGCCGGCGCTGGACAAGGGACTGGATATTCTCGAACTTCTGGCCGCCGTCGATGGCGGGCTGACGCAGGCCGAAATCGCCAAGCGCCTCGACCGCAGCCCGAACGAATTCTACCGAATGCTCGACCGGCTGGTGAAGCGCGGCTACGTGACCCGCATCGACGGTGACCGTTTCGCATTGACGCTGAAGCTTTTCGGGCTGGCCCAGCTTCACGCGCCCGTGCGCCGGCTCGTTTCCTTCGCCGTGCCGCTGATGCGCGAGCTTGCCGAGGCGTCCCGTCAGGCGAACCAGCTCGTCGTCTTCGATCGGGGCTATCCGGTGGTCATCGCCCAGCAGGAAGCGCCGGGTTACTGGGGTATTTCCATCCGTGTCGGCTCGCGGATCAGTCTGTTCGATACGGGCTCCGGCCATGTGCTGCTCGCCTTCCATACGAAGGAAGAGCGTGAGATGATGATCGCCGAAAACCTCGGCAGCAGCGGCGACCACAACAAGGTCACGCCGGAATTCCTGTCGCGGCTCGACCAGATCCGTGCGCGCGGCTACGAGATGATGCCGAGCGCGCAGACGGCGGGCGTCATCAACCTGTCGGCACCCGTTCTGGGAGCGGACGGCAAGGTGATCGCGTCGCTGACGGTGCCCTATATCACGTTGATCAACACGCCCGGCGCGCCCGATATCACCAACACCATTCAGCTGCTGCTGGAGACCACCCGCAAGCTCTCGGAGATGACCGGCTCCGACTTCAAGGCCGAGGGGTGA
- a CDS encoding ABC transporter substrate-binding protein encodes MVITLKGMTWSHPRGYDPMVACSADWLEKTGVTVEWDKRSLQDFESFPVEELARNYDLIVIDHPHVGQITAENCLAPLEQPERQTEFEALAAGTVGASFPSYNWQGHQWAFPIDAATQVLAWRPDRLEAPPAEWEDVLHLARRGAVLLPLRPPHSLMSFFTLCGQLGRPCSVDRDTPFADRETGGNALEMIRELASLIDPACLTMDPIAVLDSMGDTSSPVAVSPLIYGYVSYSLDGFRPARIAFADMPLAGDSAYKGSALGGTGIAVSAFSQNRQAAIDFAYWIAGGPVQADSYWRSGGQPGHAAGWEDDGANAATLDFYRATRRTLEGAWLRPRHDGYMPFQEEASHIVNNAVTGTISIDTAIAQLNDGFVKSFRG; translated from the coding sequence ATGGTCATCACCCTGAAAGGCATGACCTGGAGCCATCCCCGCGGTTACGACCCGATGGTGGCCTGCTCCGCCGACTGGCTGGAAAAGACCGGTGTGACGGTCGAGTGGGACAAGCGCTCCCTGCAGGATTTCGAGAGCTTTCCCGTCGAGGAACTTGCCCGCAACTACGACCTGATCGTCATCGATCACCCCCATGTCGGGCAGATCACCGCGGAAAACTGCCTCGCCCCGCTGGAACAACCCGAGCGACAGACCGAATTCGAGGCGCTGGCGGCGGGCACCGTCGGTGCATCCTTTCCCAGCTACAACTGGCAGGGTCATCAATGGGCCTTCCCCATCGACGCTGCAACGCAGGTGCTTGCATGGCGGCCCGACCGGCTGGAAGCTCCGCCGGCCGAATGGGAAGACGTGCTGCATCTGGCCCGTCGCGGCGCGGTCCTCCTGCCGCTGCGCCCGCCCCATTCGCTGATGAGCTTCTTCACCCTTTGCGGCCAGCTCGGACGCCCGTGTTCCGTCGACAGGGACACACCCTTTGCAGACCGTGAGACCGGCGGCAACGCGCTGGAAATGATCCGTGAACTGGCGAGCCTGATCGACCCGGCCTGCCTGACGATGGACCCCATCGCGGTCCTCGACAGCATGGGCGACACAAGTTCACCCGTTGCAGTCTCGCCACTCATCTACGGCTATGTCAGTTATTCGCTGGACGGTTTCCGCCCTGCCCGCATCGCCTTTGCCGACATGCCGCTGGCTGGCGACAGCGCGTACAAGGGTTCGGCGCTTGGCGGCACCGGCATCGCTGTTTCGGCATTCTCGCAGAACCGGCAGGCCGCAATCGATTTCGCCTACTGGATCGCCGGAGGCCCCGTGCAGGCTGACAGCTACTGGCGCTCCGGAGGCCAGCCTGGCCATGCCGCCGGATGGGAAGACGATGGCGCGAACGCCGCCACGCTCGATTTCTACCGCGCCACTCGCCGCACACTGGAGGGTGCATGGCTCCGCCCGCGGCATGACGGCTACATGCCGTTCCAGGAAGAAGCGTCCCACATCGTCAACAACGCCGTCACCGGCACGATTTCCATCGACACGGCGATTGCGCAACTGAATGACGGCTTCGTGAAGAGTTTCCGGGGATAG